The following are from one region of the Novosphingobium humi genome:
- the ftsH gene encoding ATP-dependent zinc metalloprotease FtsH, translating into MNDEQPNGNPWTKSLLVWGGIFLALFFAVSLFSARNDIGAQAIPYSEFRAKVAEGSVYDAQVGEQRITGKFKNGEAYSTVPIPNDVTLAPLLAQNNVKYQGKAPEEPNVLLYILLQALPFLLIVAVGFLAMRQMQKGGGGGAMGFGKSKAKMLTEKQGRVTFADVAGIDEAREELEEIVEFLRDPGRFSKLGGKIPKGALLVGSPGTGKTLLARAIAGEAGVPFFTISGSDFVEMFVGVGASRVRDMFEQAKKNAPCIVFIDEIDAVGRSRGNGLGNSNDEREQTLNQLLVEMDGFEGNDGIIIIAATNRPDVLDPALLRPGRFDRQVVVPVPDIEGREKILAVHMKKVPLAPDVQPRVIARGTPGFAGADLANLVNEAALLAARRNKRLVAMQEFEDAKDKVMMGAERRSMVMTEEEKKMTAYHEAGHALVSVNEPASDPIHKATIIPRGRALGMVMRLPERDSYSYHRDKMHANLSVAMGGRVAEELIFGYDKVSSGASGDIQYATGLARNMVTKWGMSDKLGPLQYEDQNEGYLGMGASQRLFASDETNKLIDSEIRNLVDNAHVRATDLLKSQIDKLHTLAQALLEYETLTGDEIKQVVDTGKIDRPEAPSGIPLPAAIRGTSVPRAGRSGLASGFGGISPQGA; encoded by the coding sequence CGTCTATGACGCGCAGGTGGGCGAACAGCGCATCACCGGCAAGTTCAAGAACGGCGAGGCCTACAGCACCGTTCCTATTCCCAATGACGTGACGCTGGCGCCGCTGCTGGCCCAGAATAACGTGAAATATCAGGGCAAGGCGCCCGAAGAGCCCAATGTGCTGCTCTATATCCTGCTGCAGGCTCTGCCGTTCCTGCTGATCGTGGCGGTGGGTTTCCTCGCCATGCGTCAGATGCAGAAGGGCGGCGGCGGCGGCGCCATGGGCTTTGGCAAGAGCAAGGCCAAGATGCTGACCGAAAAGCAGGGGCGCGTGACCTTTGCGGACGTGGCCGGCATTGACGAGGCGCGCGAGGAGCTGGAGGAAATCGTCGAGTTTCTGCGCGATCCGGGCCGGTTTTCGAAGCTGGGCGGCAAGATCCCCAAGGGCGCGCTGCTGGTTGGCTCGCCGGGTACGGGTAAGACCTTGCTGGCCCGCGCGATCGCGGGTGAGGCGGGCGTGCCCTTCTTCACCATTTCGGGTTCGGATTTCGTGGAAATGTTCGTGGGCGTGGGTGCAAGCCGCGTGCGCGACATGTTTGAACAGGCCAAGAAGAACGCCCCCTGCATCGTCTTTATCGACGAAATCGACGCGGTGGGCCGCAGCCGTGGCAACGGCCTTGGCAATTCGAACGACGAGCGCGAGCAGACGCTGAACCAGTTGCTGGTCGAGATGGACGGGTTTGAGGGCAATGATGGCATCATCATCATCGCCGCGACCAACCGCCCCGACGTGCTGGACCCCGCGCTGCTGCGTCCGGGCCGCTTCGACCGTCAGGTCGTGGTGCCGGTGCCCGATATCGAGGGCCGCGAAAAGATCCTGGCCGTGCATATGAAGAAAGTGCCGCTGGCTCCCGATGTTCAGCCCCGCGTGATCGCGCGCGGCACGCCGGGCTTTGCGGGCGCGGATCTGGCCAATCTGGTCAATGAGGCGGCGCTGCTGGCGGCCAGGCGCAACAAGCGTCTGGTGGCGATGCAGGAATTCGAGGACGCCAAGGACAAGGTCATGATGGGCGCCGAGCGTCGCAGCATGGTCATGACCGAGGAAGAGAAAAAGATGACCGCCTATCACGAGGCGGGCCATGCCTTGGTCTCGGTCAATGAACCGGCCAGCGACCCGATCCACAAGGCGACGATCATCCCGCGCGGCCGCGCACTGGGCATGGTGATGCGCCTGCCGGAACGCGACTCCTATTCGTATCACCGCGACAAGATGCATGCGAACCTCTCGGTCGCCATGGGCGGTCGCGTGGCCGAAGAGCTGATCTTTGGCTATGACAAGGTGTCGAGCGGCGCGAGCGGCGATATCCAATATGCCACGGGTCTGGCGCGCAACATGGTCACCAAATGGGGCATGAGCGACAAGCTGGGGCCGTTGCAGTATGAGGATCAGAACGAGGGCTATCTGGGCATGGGCGCCAGCCAGCGCCTGTTCGCCTCGGATGAGACCAACAAGCTGATCGACAGCGAGATCCGCAATCTGGTGGACAATGCCCATGTGCGGGCCACCGATCTGCTCAAGTCGCAGATCGACAAGCTGCACACGCTGGCGCAGGCGCTGCTGGAATATGAGACGCTGACCGGCGACGAGATCAAGCAGGTGGTGGACACCGGCAAGATCGACCGCCCCGAAGCGCCCAGCGGCATCCCGCTGCCCGCTGCGATCCGGGGCACCAGCGTGCCGCGCGCGGGCCGTTCGGGTCTGGCCAGCGGTTTT